A genomic stretch from Anoplolepis gracilipes chromosome 16, ASM4749672v1, whole genome shotgun sequence includes:
- the Tacc gene encoding uncharacterized protein Tacc isoform X2: MEYINKLLHRVTTSPGISPPPTPTSGSDSLVSKTAEHEVKVRFAREFADIGSIRENLCSAPESLSSASSFHSLTSTLSTKSSSGICPDSTLESSDNIADTSYVNSNIPGLDDLIAAYADIHLESERDATQDLSQDQTFASATDETPFNASDCSLNEDLPDNAGNETQVIETYAESHETTYVSLNQTDAFGPSKSTCPIQDSQLTLYPVEEHAPQIEESIDKHILSQESDNTANKSETYDITSNILEDSLPNIAGNNRIDVTRYLIDDYIPNTLQADTISSFKEEHEVARKLKIIEPSKLCFTDVSVPSISLLREHAADPSLNISDISLSLEDTDNKSKENSVQDLTKLAQETLTSSDNTPQKSCVSQISINNPVVQSEENKITKEEDLQRLDNCVVSDNEEDSTQLLKTSIIEPKTLEAKENLQPNVDKEDLEVTSNIILNETQSFSPEKETHNETLVIEEQCNPSETVIIEKEENIVNSEVSTEAVKEKQTIEEDLDCTLTLQEVDINLDEELDAEQYEGFKPQRQSTTLSLSNVQSNFEQFKSTVEEITNELLNPSQEETDQFVSATDEIFQDPSTFDFLLARSNSKHTYRLRAESLYVKFDPLISNTSMLPQGNTPPINEEQNGKSESPIPDVGTPKRNPAIAAIDRLLFYSPLPSGTVQKEAQEKNEQPVEEPKPDATLIADIDMSKELEIVRTTVLQLEEELEKQKKEHEAELERQKAAFQEKINKMQTQMAQEVKTKTQMTVVVEEYEKSISRLLTERERDRTNFEQEKAKLQEELQAANHHLTNTEAAFNDVHQKYERLKGVVSVYKNNEAVLKESIQENVDTIKTLETRYDQLKEHAMTQLEKANLELDGIRKQHEAETVKLHAMIRKADLKSNSLAELVEQKTKENKELAKILDEVIARVGHGNSE, from the exons ATGgaatatatcaataaactTTTACATCGCGTTACCACGAGTCCAGGAATATCTCCCCCGCCTACGCCGACG agCGGCAGCGACAGTCTCGTGTCGAAGACAGCGGAACATGAGGTCAAGGTCCGTTTCGCCCGTGAATTCGCCGACATAGGATCGATTAGGGAGAACCTGTGCTCGGCTCCGGAGAGTCTCTCGTCAGCCAGCAGCTTCCACAGCCTTACCAGTACTCTCAGCACGAAAAGCAGCAGCGGCATATGTCCGGATTCGACGCTCGAAAGTTCGGACAATATCGCAGATACATCTTACGTCAACTCAAATATACCTGGTCTGGATGATTTGATCGCCGCGTACGCCGACATTCACCTGGAAAGTGAGCGTGACGCTACCCAGGATCTTAGTCAGGATCAGACCTTTGCATCGGCTACAGATGAGACGCCGTTTAACGCGAGCGATTGTTCCCTTAACGAGGATCTGCCGGATAACGCCGGTAACGAGACGCAAGTGATCGAGACGTATGCTGAATCACATGAGACAACGTATGTGTCGTTGAATCAAACGGATGCTTTCGGACCGTCTAAGAGCACGTGTCCTATTCAAGATTCGCAATTGACTTTGTATCCGGTGGAGGAACATGCACCGCAGATAGAAGAATCGATCGATAAACATATTCTATCACAAGAAAGTGATAATACAGCTAATAAATCTGAGACATATGACATCACAAGTAATATTCTTGAAGACTCATTGCCGAATATTGCGGGTAATAATCGAATAGACGTAACCCGCTATTTAATTGATGATTACATTCCCAATACACTTCAAGCAGATACGATCAGTTCATTCAAAGAAGAACACGAAGTAGCAAGAAAATTGAAGATAATAGAACCTTCAAAATTGTGTTTTACCGACGTTTCTGTTCCGTCCATATCGTTATTAAGAGAACATGCGGCAGATCCTTCGCTTAATATATCTGATATATCGTTATCGTTAGAAGATACCGATAATAAATCAAAGGAAAATAGTGTACAGGATTTAACAAAACTTGCACAAGAGACATTGACATCTTCTGATAATACCCCTCAAAAATCGTGTGTGTCgcaaataagtataaataatccTGTCGTTCAATcagaagaaaacaaaattaccAAGGAAGAAGATTTGCAACGATTAGATAATTGCGTTGTGTCAGATAATGAGGAAGACAGTACACAATTACTAAAGACCAGTATTATAGAACCAAAAACATTGGAAGCTAAGGAAAACTTACAACCGAACGTCGATAAAGAAGATTTAGAAGTAACAagtaacataatattgaatgaAACGCAAAGTTTTTCACCTGAAAAAGAAACACATAATGAGACTCTTGTTATAGAAGAGCAATGTAATCCATCAGAAACTGTAATTatcgaaaaagaagaaaatatcgtGAACAGTGAAGTTTCGACGGAAGCTGTTAAAGAAAAGCAGACTATCGAAGAAGATCTCGATTGTACACTTACATTGCAAGAAGTAGACATAAACTTGGATGAAGAATTAGATGCAGAACAATATGAAGGATTTAAACCTCAACGACAAAGTACTACATTGTCATTGAGCAACGTACAATCAAATTTTGAACAATTCAAATCCACAGTGGAAGAAATTACTAATGAGTTGCTCAATCCTTCACAAGAAGAGACAGATCAGTTTGTCAGCGCAACGGATGAAA tttTCCAAGATCCTTCGACATTTGACTTCTTGTTAGCACGAAGTAACTCTAAGCATACATATCGCCTCAGAGCAGAATCTTTGTATGTTAAATTTGACCCATTGATATCGAATACCAGCATGTTGCCTCAAGGTAATACTCCACCAATAAATGAAGAACAAAATGGCAAGAGCGAATCGCCAATTCCTGATGTTGGTACACCGAAACGTAATCCTGCCATAGCAGCTATAGATAGGCTGCTTTTTTATAGTCCTCTTCCTAGTGGAACAGTGCAAAAGGAAgctcaagaaaaaaat gaGCAACCAGTAGAAGAGCCTAAACCTGATGCAACACTCATTGCCGATATAGACATGAGTAAGGAACTTGAAATTGTAAGAACGACGGTACTACAATTAGAAGAGGAAttagaaaaacagaaaaaggaaCACGAAGCAGAGTTGGAAAGGCAGAAAGCAGCTTTtcaggaaaaaattaataaaatgcagaCACAAATGGCACAAGAAGTAAAAACCAAAACTCAAATGAC gGTCGTTGTGGAGGAATATGAGAAATCGATTAGCAGATTACTCACAGAGCGGGAAAGGGATCGTACCAACTTCGAACAAGAAAAGGCAAAGTTGCAAGAAGAGTTGCAAGCTGCAAATCACCATCTAACTAATACCGAAGCGGCGTTTAACGATGTACATCAAAAGTATGAAAGACTCAAAGGAGTTGTGTCAGTGTACAAAAATAACGAAGCTGTATTAAAAGAAAGTATTCAGGAAAATGTAGATACTATAAAGACATTGGAAACACGATACGATCAATTGAAGGAGCATGCAATGACTCAATTGGAAAA agctAATCTGGAGTTGGATGGAATACGAAAGCAACATGAGGCGGAAACAGTAAAGCTGCATGCAATGATAAGGAAAGCAGATCTTAAGAGTAATTCGCTCGCTGAACTTGTGGAGCAGAAAACTAAGGAAAATAAAGAACTGGCGAAGATCCTGGACGAGGTTATCGCTAGGGTTGGACATGGAAATTcggaatga
- the Mi gene encoding uncharacterized protein Mi: MDCCIANQYECLQMAETLPNISSPEMFDSDTEKKVDNEAINLLLDESTLEAFSPEKPSQIELITQSDNTLLARINKFLRGVPPPPRHTICQNDCSDFLRNIYENRHLFWIEHPLSNEGLGAAESTKPQKQISAEREVRNIFYQCTKGGIPRNLTNAFDICNLSVNNAESKQLGTNDTNAGNLNMQTVPMEIKNPVNAIKETVRPPIANNSNVSHEQPLRYYTIDEREAKTLTWPQVYSHKFHGIHYNRNRSVEEFENLTVKLCERYVGAETQSTCNIWFSKKAPGSARKRSLLAKRENGQSPEKKLTHLARRRRTFCSANLQGLGLTDKKQLMVQIKKPTQKKGKSPRGKSPRGKSPRGKSPRSSIKKKAVRRLILDGPSPFKTKLETSKRALFQSPPSDRAGPSKLSTNNLDSQKIKRVLFSTPRKDESENLSRKRKSEEELQGPRLKWAKSLSFDCMHEIKNTSKVTWDRHSSSNILPKNNTSFNQGRNELSDSHRKKLLWAVAEALRCKGIGMNHPKFKEYAASLARIIKKFMPDLENRNIPRKPGSTTDRMLKLAKHHVLLLDKNIDTRPMD, from the exons ATGGATTGTTGCATTGCCAATCAATATGAGTGTTTACAAATGGCAGAGACATTGCCAAATATCTCTAGTCCAGAGATGTTTGATAGCGATACTGAAAAAAAAGTGGATAACGaagctattaatttattactcgATGAAAGTACCCTGGAAGCATTTAGCCCCGAAAAGCCTTCTCAAATAGAGTTAATTACACAATCGGATAATACTTTGCTAgccagaattaataaatttttgagagGGGTGCCACCTCCGCCAAGACATACGATATGTCAGAACGATTGTTCtgattttttacgaaatatttatgaaaaccGTCATTTGTTCTGGATTGAACATCCATTATCAAATGAAGGTTTGGGAGCTGCAGAAAGCACAAAACCCCAGAAGCAGATAAGTGCAGAAAGAGAAGttaggaatattttttatcaatgtacAAAAGGAGGTATTCCAAGGAATTTGACAAATGCCTTCGACATTTGCAATCTATCAGTTAATAATGCAGAAAGTAAACAATTAGGTACAAATGATACTAATGCtggtaatttaaatatgcaaacTGTTCCTATGGAAATAAAGAATCCAGTTAATGCGATTAAAGAAACAGTGAGACCACCAATCGCAAATAACTCAAATGTATCTCACGAACAACCTCTTCGTTATTATACAATTGATGAAAGAGAGGCTAAGACTTTAACATGGCCCCAAGTATATTCTCACAAGTTCCACGGCATACA ttataataGAAACAGAAGTGTAGAAGAATTCGAGAATTTAACAGTTAAATTATGTGAGAGGTATGTAGGAGCTGAAACACAGTCAACTTGTAATATATGGTTTTCGAAAAAAGCACCAGGAAGTGCAAGAAAACGAAGTTTATTAGCAAAACGTGAAAACGGTCAGAGTCCAGAGAAGAAGCTAACGCACTTAGCCAGAAGACGCAGGACCTTTTGTAGCGCTAACTTGCAAGGATTAGGACTCACTGACAAAAAGCAATTAATGGTACAAATAAA GAAACCTACACAAAAGAAAGGGAAAAGTCCAAGAGGTAAGAGTCCACGAGGCAAAAGTCCAAGAGGTAAAAGTCCGAGAAGCTCGATAAAGAAGAAAGCAGTTCGAAGACTAATTTTGGACGGACCGAGTCCATTTAAAACCAAACTAGAAACTTCGAAACGTGCGCTGTTTCAAAGCCCGCCGTCGGATCGTGCCGGTCCTAGTAAATTAAGTACAAATAACTTAGATTCTCAAAAAATCAAAcgtgttttattttcaacaccAAGAAAAGATGAGTCCGAGAATCTAAGCAGGAAAAGAAAGTCTGAAGAGGAATTGCAAGGGCCGCGATTAAAGTGGGCAAAAAGTCTATCTTTCGACTGCatgcatgaaataaaaaatacctcGAAAGTTACATGGGATAGACATTCGTCGAGCAATATTCTTCCGAAAAATAATACGTCTTTTAATCAGGGAAGAAATGAACTCAGTGACTCGCACAGAAAG AAATTACTTTGGGCAGTCGCAGAGGCCTTACGATGCAAAGGCATTGGCATGAATCAtccaaaatttaaagaatatgcCGCGAGTTTAGCgcgcataataaaaaaattcatgccTGATctcgaaaatagaaatattccaCGAAAACCTGGTAGTACAACTGATCGTATGTTGAAATTGGCCAAGCATCATGTACTGCTTCTAGATAAGAATATCGATACTAGGCCAATGGATTGA
- the LOC140674395 gene encoding mitochondrial import receptor subunit TOM40 homolog 1, with the protein MGNAMAASAPLPPPPPYNPPPGPGLIPNLGKQDPSTDVYPPAETPTQIENPGTIEDLHKKCKDIFPINFEGAKLVVNKGLSNHFHISHTINMSSVIQSGYRFGATYVGTKQISPTEAYPVLLGDIDPSGNLNANILHQLGSRLKGKLAAQVQRNKFTAIQMTTDYRGDAYTCSLTLGNPDILNCTGVLVLHYLQSLTPSLALGGELAYQRGPIPGGQVALLSAAGRYTYGDSTFSGSISPSACHLCFHQRASQQLQVGVELEINARIQESTATIAYQVDLPKADLVFKGSVDTTWTVGAVLEKRLQPLPFSFALSGMMNHSKQQFRLGCGLIIG; encoded by the exons ATGGGTAACGCGATGGCCGCATCCGCGCCTCTTCCACCTCCGCCGCCTTACAATCCGCCACCGGGTCCCGGACTGATACCGAATTTAGGGAAGCAGGATCCGTCCACGGACGTATACCCGCCCGCCGAGACGCCCACTCAGATCGAGAACCCGGGCACCATCGAGGACCTGCACAAGAAGTGCAAAG atatatttCCTATAAATTTTGAGGGAGCAAAATTGGTTGTAAATAAAGGATTGAGCAACCATTTCCATATTTCACATACCATTAACATGAGTTCCGTAATACAGTCTGGCTACAG ATTTGGTGCGACTTATGTTGGTACAAAACAAATTTCACCTACAGAAGCATACCCTGTATTGTTGGGCGATATCGATCCAAGTGGAAATCTTAATGCCAATATCCTTCATCAGCTTGGTTCCAGACTCAAAGGAAAATTGGCAGCGCAAGtacagagaaataaatttactgcCATACAAATGACAACTGATTATCGAGGTGATGCATATACCTGCTCGTTAACGTTAGGCAATCCAGACATTCTTAATTGCACTG GTGTACtcgttttacattatttacaaaGCTTGACACCGTCACTTGCATTGGGTGGTGAGCTTGCATATCAACGTGGGCCAATACCAGGTGGACAAGTTGCATTATTATCCGCTGCAGGAAGATATACATATGGTGACTCCACATTTAGTGGTAGCATTA gtcCATCTGCTTGCCATCTCTGTTTCCACCAACGTGCTAGTCAACAACTACAAGTGGGCGTGGAGTTAGAAATCAATGCGCGGATACAAGAATCGACGGCAACGATCGCCTATCAAGTCGATTTACCTAAAGCAGATTTAGTGTttaaag gtAGCGTAGATACGACTTGGACGGTAGGGGCAGTTCTAGAAAAGAGGCTACAACCGTTACCATTCTCGTTTGCTCTTAGTGGTATGATGAATCACAGCAAGCAGCAGTTTAGACTGGGTTGCGGCCTAATCATCGGTTAA
- the Tacc gene encoding uncharacterized protein Tacc isoform X3, giving the protein MGNPLSKSGSDSLVSKTAEHEVKVRFAREFADIGSIRENLCSAPESLSSASSFHSLTSTLSTKSSSGICPDSTLESSDNIADTSYVNSNIPGLDDLIAAYADIHLESERDATQDLSQDQTFASATDETPFNASDCSLNEDLPDNAGNETQVIETYAESHETTYVSLNQTDAFGPSKSTCPIQDSQLTLYPVEEHAPQIEESIDKHILSQESDNTANKSETYDITSNILEDSLPNIAGNNRIDVTRYLIDDYIPNTLQADTISSFKEEHEVARKLKIIEPSKLCFTDVSVPSISLLREHAADPSLNISDISLSLEDTDNKSKENSVQDLTKLAQETLTSSDNTPQKSCVSQISINNPVVQSEENKITKEEDLQRLDNCVVSDNEEDSTQLLKTSIIEPKTLEAKENLQPNVDKEDLEVTSNIILNETQSFSPEKETHNETLVIEEQCNPSETVIIEKEENIVNSEVSTEAVKEKQTIEEDLDCTLTLQEVDINLDEELDAEQYEGFKPQRQSTTLSLSNVQSNFEQFKSTVEEITNELLNPSQEETDQFVSATDEIFQDPSTFDFLLARSNSKHTYRLRAESLYVKFDPLISNTSMLPQGNTPPINEEQNGKSESPIPDVGTPKRNPAIAAIDRLLFYSPLPSGTVQKEAQEKNEQPVEEPKPDATLIADIDMSKELEIVRTTVLQLEEELEKQKKEHEAELERQKAAFQEKINKMQTQMAQEVKTKTQMTVVVEEYEKSISRLLTERERDRTNFEQEKAKLQEELQAANHHLTNTEAAFNDVHQKYERLKGVVSVYKNNEAVLKESIQENVDTIKTLETRYDQLKEHAMTQLEKANLELDGIRKQHEAETVKLHAMIRKADLKSNSLAELVEQKTKENKELAKILDEVIARVGHGNSE; this is encoded by the exons ATGGGGAATCCTCTATCAAAG agCGGCAGCGACAGTCTCGTGTCGAAGACAGCGGAACATGAGGTCAAGGTCCGTTTCGCCCGTGAATTCGCCGACATAGGATCGATTAGGGAGAACCTGTGCTCGGCTCCGGAGAGTCTCTCGTCAGCCAGCAGCTTCCACAGCCTTACCAGTACTCTCAGCACGAAAAGCAGCAGCGGCATATGTCCGGATTCGACGCTCGAAAGTTCGGACAATATCGCAGATACATCTTACGTCAACTCAAATATACCTGGTCTGGATGATTTGATCGCCGCGTACGCCGACATTCACCTGGAAAGTGAGCGTGACGCTACCCAGGATCTTAGTCAGGATCAGACCTTTGCATCGGCTACAGATGAGACGCCGTTTAACGCGAGCGATTGTTCCCTTAACGAGGATCTGCCGGATAACGCCGGTAACGAGACGCAAGTGATCGAGACGTATGCTGAATCACATGAGACAACGTATGTGTCGTTGAATCAAACGGATGCTTTCGGACCGTCTAAGAGCACGTGTCCTATTCAAGATTCGCAATTGACTTTGTATCCGGTGGAGGAACATGCACCGCAGATAGAAGAATCGATCGATAAACATATTCTATCACAAGAAAGTGATAATACAGCTAATAAATCTGAGACATATGACATCACAAGTAATATTCTTGAAGACTCATTGCCGAATATTGCGGGTAATAATCGAATAGACGTAACCCGCTATTTAATTGATGATTACATTCCCAATACACTTCAAGCAGATACGATCAGTTCATTCAAAGAAGAACACGAAGTAGCAAGAAAATTGAAGATAATAGAACCTTCAAAATTGTGTTTTACCGACGTTTCTGTTCCGTCCATATCGTTATTAAGAGAACATGCGGCAGATCCTTCGCTTAATATATCTGATATATCGTTATCGTTAGAAGATACCGATAATAAATCAAAGGAAAATAGTGTACAGGATTTAACAAAACTTGCACAAGAGACATTGACATCTTCTGATAATACCCCTCAAAAATCGTGTGTGTCgcaaataagtataaataatccTGTCGTTCAATcagaagaaaacaaaattaccAAGGAAGAAGATTTGCAACGATTAGATAATTGCGTTGTGTCAGATAATGAGGAAGACAGTACACAATTACTAAAGACCAGTATTATAGAACCAAAAACATTGGAAGCTAAGGAAAACTTACAACCGAACGTCGATAAAGAAGATTTAGAAGTAACAagtaacataatattgaatgaAACGCAAAGTTTTTCACCTGAAAAAGAAACACATAATGAGACTCTTGTTATAGAAGAGCAATGTAATCCATCAGAAACTGTAATTatcgaaaaagaagaaaatatcgtGAACAGTGAAGTTTCGACGGAAGCTGTTAAAGAAAAGCAGACTATCGAAGAAGATCTCGATTGTACACTTACATTGCAAGAAGTAGACATAAACTTGGATGAAGAATTAGATGCAGAACAATATGAAGGATTTAAACCTCAACGACAAAGTACTACATTGTCATTGAGCAACGTACAATCAAATTTTGAACAATTCAAATCCACAGTGGAAGAAATTACTAATGAGTTGCTCAATCCTTCACAAGAAGAGACAGATCAGTTTGTCAGCGCAACGGATGAAA tttTCCAAGATCCTTCGACATTTGACTTCTTGTTAGCACGAAGTAACTCTAAGCATACATATCGCCTCAGAGCAGAATCTTTGTATGTTAAATTTGACCCATTGATATCGAATACCAGCATGTTGCCTCAAGGTAATACTCCACCAATAAATGAAGAACAAAATGGCAAGAGCGAATCGCCAATTCCTGATGTTGGTACACCGAAACGTAATCCTGCCATAGCAGCTATAGATAGGCTGCTTTTTTATAGTCCTCTTCCTAGTGGAACAGTGCAAAAGGAAgctcaagaaaaaaat gaGCAACCAGTAGAAGAGCCTAAACCTGATGCAACACTCATTGCCGATATAGACATGAGTAAGGAACTTGAAATTGTAAGAACGACGGTACTACAATTAGAAGAGGAAttagaaaaacagaaaaaggaaCACGAAGCAGAGTTGGAAAGGCAGAAAGCAGCTTTtcaggaaaaaattaataaaatgcagaCACAAATGGCACAAGAAGTAAAAACCAAAACTCAAATGAC gGTCGTTGTGGAGGAATATGAGAAATCGATTAGCAGATTACTCACAGAGCGGGAAAGGGATCGTACCAACTTCGAACAAGAAAAGGCAAAGTTGCAAGAAGAGTTGCAAGCTGCAAATCACCATCTAACTAATACCGAAGCGGCGTTTAACGATGTACATCAAAAGTATGAAAGACTCAAAGGAGTTGTGTCAGTGTACAAAAATAACGAAGCTGTATTAAAAGAAAGTATTCAGGAAAATGTAGATACTATAAAGACATTGGAAACACGATACGATCAATTGAAGGAGCATGCAATGACTCAATTGGAAAA agctAATCTGGAGTTGGATGGAATACGAAAGCAACATGAGGCGGAAACAGTAAAGCTGCATGCAATGATAAGGAAAGCAGATCTTAAGAGTAATTCGCTCGCTGAACTTGTGGAGCAGAAAACTAAGGAAAATAAAGAACTGGCGAAGATCCTGGACGAGGTTATCGCTAGGGTTGGACATGGAAATTcggaatga
- the Tacc gene encoding uncharacterized protein Tacc isoform X1: protein MSSPRGAGGSSRDGTRVVLKEITATLHNSPPIHPARRKSGSDSLVSKTAEHEVKVRFAREFADIGSIRENLCSAPESLSSASSFHSLTSTLSTKSSSGICPDSTLESSDNIADTSYVNSNIPGLDDLIAAYADIHLESERDATQDLSQDQTFASATDETPFNASDCSLNEDLPDNAGNETQVIETYAESHETTYVSLNQTDAFGPSKSTCPIQDSQLTLYPVEEHAPQIEESIDKHILSQESDNTANKSETYDITSNILEDSLPNIAGNNRIDVTRYLIDDYIPNTLQADTISSFKEEHEVARKLKIIEPSKLCFTDVSVPSISLLREHAADPSLNISDISLSLEDTDNKSKENSVQDLTKLAQETLTSSDNTPQKSCVSQISINNPVVQSEENKITKEEDLQRLDNCVVSDNEEDSTQLLKTSIIEPKTLEAKENLQPNVDKEDLEVTSNIILNETQSFSPEKETHNETLVIEEQCNPSETVIIEKEENIVNSEVSTEAVKEKQTIEEDLDCTLTLQEVDINLDEELDAEQYEGFKPQRQSTTLSLSNVQSNFEQFKSTVEEITNELLNPSQEETDQFVSATDEIFQDPSTFDFLLARSNSKHTYRLRAESLYVKFDPLISNTSMLPQGNTPPINEEQNGKSESPIPDVGTPKRNPAIAAIDRLLFYSPLPSGTVQKEAQEKNEQPVEEPKPDATLIADIDMSKELEIVRTTVLQLEEELEKQKKEHEAELERQKAAFQEKINKMQTQMAQEVKTKTQMTVVVEEYEKSISRLLTERERDRTNFEQEKAKLQEELQAANHHLTNTEAAFNDVHQKYERLKGVVSVYKNNEAVLKESIQENVDTIKTLETRYDQLKEHAMTQLEKANLELDGIRKQHEAETVKLHAMIRKADLKSNSLAELVEQKTKENKELAKILDEVIARVGHGNSE from the exons ATGTCGAGCCCAAGAGGCGCCGGAGGGTCTAGTCGCGATGGCACGAGGGTCGTACTGAAAGAAATAACCGCAACGCTTCACAACTCGCCACCGATTCATCCTGCTCGGCGAAAG agCGGCAGCGACAGTCTCGTGTCGAAGACAGCGGAACATGAGGTCAAGGTCCGTTTCGCCCGTGAATTCGCCGACATAGGATCGATTAGGGAGAACCTGTGCTCGGCTCCGGAGAGTCTCTCGTCAGCCAGCAGCTTCCACAGCCTTACCAGTACTCTCAGCACGAAAAGCAGCAGCGGCATATGTCCGGATTCGACGCTCGAAAGTTCGGACAATATCGCAGATACATCTTACGTCAACTCAAATATACCTGGTCTGGATGATTTGATCGCCGCGTACGCCGACATTCACCTGGAAAGTGAGCGTGACGCTACCCAGGATCTTAGTCAGGATCAGACCTTTGCATCGGCTACAGATGAGACGCCGTTTAACGCGAGCGATTGTTCCCTTAACGAGGATCTGCCGGATAACGCCGGTAACGAGACGCAAGTGATCGAGACGTATGCTGAATCACATGAGACAACGTATGTGTCGTTGAATCAAACGGATGCTTTCGGACCGTCTAAGAGCACGTGTCCTATTCAAGATTCGCAATTGACTTTGTATCCGGTGGAGGAACATGCACCGCAGATAGAAGAATCGATCGATAAACATATTCTATCACAAGAAAGTGATAATACAGCTAATAAATCTGAGACATATGACATCACAAGTAATATTCTTGAAGACTCATTGCCGAATATTGCGGGTAATAATCGAATAGACGTAACCCGCTATTTAATTGATGATTACATTCCCAATACACTTCAAGCAGATACGATCAGTTCATTCAAAGAAGAACACGAAGTAGCAAGAAAATTGAAGATAATAGAACCTTCAAAATTGTGTTTTACCGACGTTTCTGTTCCGTCCATATCGTTATTAAGAGAACATGCGGCAGATCCTTCGCTTAATATATCTGATATATCGTTATCGTTAGAAGATACCGATAATAAATCAAAGGAAAATAGTGTACAGGATTTAACAAAACTTGCACAAGAGACATTGACATCTTCTGATAATACCCCTCAAAAATCGTGTGTGTCgcaaataagtataaataatccTGTCGTTCAATcagaagaaaacaaaattaccAAGGAAGAAGATTTGCAACGATTAGATAATTGCGTTGTGTCAGATAATGAGGAAGACAGTACACAATTACTAAAGACCAGTATTATAGAACCAAAAACATTGGAAGCTAAGGAAAACTTACAACCGAACGTCGATAAAGAAGATTTAGAAGTAACAagtaacataatattgaatgaAACGCAAAGTTTTTCACCTGAAAAAGAAACACATAATGAGACTCTTGTTATAGAAGAGCAATGTAATCCATCAGAAACTGTAATTatcgaaaaagaagaaaatatcgtGAACAGTGAAGTTTCGACGGAAGCTGTTAAAGAAAAGCAGACTATCGAAGAAGATCTCGATTGTACACTTACATTGCAAGAAGTAGACATAAACTTGGATGAAGAATTAGATGCAGAACAATATGAAGGATTTAAACCTCAACGACAAAGTACTACATTGTCATTGAGCAACGTACAATCAAATTTTGAACAATTCAAATCCACAGTGGAAGAAATTACTAATGAGTTGCTCAATCCTTCACAAGAAGAGACAGATCAGTTTGTCAGCGCAACGGATGAAA tttTCCAAGATCCTTCGACATTTGACTTCTTGTTAGCACGAAGTAACTCTAAGCATACATATCGCCTCAGAGCAGAATCTTTGTATGTTAAATTTGACCCATTGATATCGAATACCAGCATGTTGCCTCAAGGTAATACTCCACCAATAAATGAAGAACAAAATGGCAAGAGCGAATCGCCAATTCCTGATGTTGGTACACCGAAACGTAATCCTGCCATAGCAGCTATAGATAGGCTGCTTTTTTATAGTCCTCTTCCTAGTGGAACAGTGCAAAAGGAAgctcaagaaaaaaat gaGCAACCAGTAGAAGAGCCTAAACCTGATGCAACACTCATTGCCGATATAGACATGAGTAAGGAACTTGAAATTGTAAGAACGACGGTACTACAATTAGAAGAGGAAttagaaaaacagaaaaaggaaCACGAAGCAGAGTTGGAAAGGCAGAAAGCAGCTTTtcaggaaaaaattaataaaatgcagaCACAAATGGCACAAGAAGTAAAAACCAAAACTCAAATGAC gGTCGTTGTGGAGGAATATGAGAAATCGATTAGCAGATTACTCACAGAGCGGGAAAGGGATCGTACCAACTTCGAACAAGAAAAGGCAAAGTTGCAAGAAGAGTTGCAAGCTGCAAATCACCATCTAACTAATACCGAAGCGGCGTTTAACGATGTACATCAAAAGTATGAAAGACTCAAAGGAGTTGTGTCAGTGTACAAAAATAACGAAGCTGTATTAAAAGAAAGTATTCAGGAAAATGTAGATACTATAAAGACATTGGAAACACGATACGATCAATTGAAGGAGCATGCAATGACTCAATTGGAAAA agctAATCTGGAGTTGGATGGAATACGAAAGCAACATGAGGCGGAAACAGTAAAGCTGCATGCAATGATAAGGAAAGCAGATCTTAAGAGTAATTCGCTCGCTGAACTTGTGGAGCAGAAAACTAAGGAAAATAAAGAACTGGCGAAGATCCTGGACGAGGTTATCGCTAGGGTTGGACATGGAAATTcggaatga